Proteins from a single region of Paramormyrops kingsleyae isolate MSU_618 chromosome 9, PKINGS_0.4, whole genome shotgun sequence:
- the osbpl3b gene encoding oxysterol-binding protein-related protein 3 isoform X1, giving the protein MISEEKASFMAQKMSSPSRSNSSGSSKHDSRQDSWEIIDGHRGETSHGREPLRQEGYLLKKRKWPLKGWHKRYFLLDKGILKYAKSGADIEKGKLHGCIDVGHSVMAIKKNGKCIDLDAEDNIYHLKINTQELFDEWVSKLRDHRLYRQNAMAIFPHDKPLFYPHFAPASPNLSEKASMRKASIPHEAIIPQAFSSQAKVTAWLQSSEDMDRCTKELSLCESYLLELHHLLKSMEVLHRTYSAPAINALQATLDSPKKEKRASRKWRTKNFGKDNKTTLQVPSCISSSSLRLHSSNPNLSSVETGLDKADPEALDSPPDAAKLQEDFCRVADSLHAALKSAFSTLSAEREKLKQVLDQETPSTQVLGLKSTLASAIAQNSELKERLGKIHAESCFTEPTVRFTGNTGPLQIQKQDSTDESHPLIHQVSNESRASISESLSEFFDAREVLRSASSSENEGSDDDSCISDVSDNLSVENLSNGAEGERANPGLPRSSGRRSRAATSESILSDPAGACEIRGAALHKDEADVCAVPPACMENGAPHRQRRSRLPAPSPNTSNISLWNILKNNIGKDLSKVAMPVALNEPLNTLQRLCEELEYSELLDQAAGTADPFERMVYIATFAISGYAASYYRAAGKPFNPVLGETYECDRPDKGFRFIAEQVSHHPPISACHADSKNFTFWQDMRWKNKFWGKSMEIVPVGTSHVILLPSGDHYEWDKVTSCIHNIMSGQRWIEHYGEITIKNHSSDACQCKVTFLKAKYWNSSVNDVEGLVTDSKGNVIRKLYGKWHEGIYCGEPSSASCIWRTNAMHPDYEQYYGFTTFAIELNELDPETKALFPPTDSRLRLDQRMLEDGNVEAAEEQKQRIEQLQRDRRKVLEENNMTHQPRFFKKLKDDTWVSNNTYWDLRKDPGFASLDWPVLW; this is encoded by the exons ATGATCTCTGAGGAGAAGGCCTCCTTCATGGCCCAGAAGATGTCCTCACCGTCCCGCAGCAACAGCAGTGGGTCCTCCAAGCATGACAGCCGGCAG GACAGCTGGGAGATCATAGACGGACATCGGGGGGAAACCAGTCATGGGCGGGAGCCTCTCAGACAGGAAGGTTATCTACTGAAGAAGAGGAAGTGGCCGTTGAAGGGCTGGCACAAG AGGTACTTCTTACTCGACAAGGGAATCTTGAAGTATGCCAAGTCTGGAGCTGAT ATAGAGAAAGGCAAGCTTCACGGCTGCATTGATGTGGGTCACTCGGTCATGGCCATCAAGAAGAACGGAAAGTGCATCGACTTGGACGCAGAGGACAACATCTACCACCTCAAG ATTAACACCCAGGAGCTGTTTGATGAATGGGTCTCTAAGCTGCGAGATCACCGGCTGTATCGGCAGAATGCGATGGCCATATTTCCCCATGACAAGCCTCTGTTCTACCCCCACTTCGCTCCCGCATCTCCAAACCTTTCGGAGAAGGCTTCCATGAGAAAG GCATCCATTCCCCATGAAGCGATCATCCCTCAGGCCTTCAGCAGCCAAGCCAAGGTGACGGCCTGGCTGCAGTCCTCCGAAGACATGGATCGATGTACAAAAG AGCTCTCGCTGTGTGAATCCTACCTGTTGGAGCTCCACCACCTGCTGAAGAGCATGGAGGTGCTGCACCGCACATACTCTGCCCCAGCCATCAACGCCTTGCAG GCCACGCTGGACAGCCCGAAAAAGGAAAAGAGGGCGTCCCGGAAATGGCGGACGAAGAATTTCGGTAAAGATAACAAAACAACACTACAG GTTCCGAGCTGCATTTCATCCAGCTCCCTGCGACTGCACTCCTCAAACCCGAACCTGTCTTCTGTGGAGACGGGACTCGACAAGGCTGACCCGGAAGCACTGGACTCACCGCCCGACGCGGCCAAACTGCAGGAGGACTTCTGCCGGGTTGCAGACTCAC TGCATGCAGCCTTGAAGTCTGCCTTTAGCACTTTGTCTGCAGAGAGGGAGAAGCTAAAACAAGTGCTAGACCAGGAGACTCCCTCAACCCAGGTCCTGGGGCTGAAGAGCACCCTCGCTTCT GCCATAGCCCAAAATTCTGAACTGAAAGAGCGACTTGGCAAGATTCACGCAGAATCATGCTTCACAGAGCCCACCGTGCGTTTTACTGGCAACACTGGCCCCCTGCAG ATCCAGAAGCAGGATTCGACAGATGAGTCCCATCCTCTCATCCACCAAGTGTCCAATGAGAGCAGGGCGTCCATCTCGGAGTCGCTGTCGGAGTTCTTTGACGCACGGGAAGTGCTGCGGTCTGCCAGCTCTTCTGAGAACGAG GGCTCTGACGATGACTCATGCATCAGCGACGTCAGTGACAACCTCTCCGTGGAGAACCTCAGCAACGGGGCGGAGGGCGAGAGAGCCAACCCAG GGTTACCCCGCAGCTCCGGGCGAAGGTCGAGGGCAGCCACGTCCGAAAGTATTTTAAGTGATCCTGCTGGTGCATGTGAGATTCGTGGTGCCGCCCTCCATAAGGATGAGGCCGATGTGTGCGCCGTGCCGCCGGCCTGCATGGAGAACGGCGCCCCCCACAGGCAGCGCAGGTCGCGCCTACCCGCCCCGAGCCCCAACACCAGCAACATCAGCCTGTGGAACATCCTGAAGAACAACATCGGCAAGGACCTGTCCAAGGTGGCCATGCCGGTGGCGCTGAACGAGCCGCTGAACACGCTGCAGCGGCTGTGCGAGGAGCTGGAGTACAGCGAGCTTCTGGACCAGGCCGCCGGCACGGCGGACCCATTCGAGCGCATG GTGTACATCGCCACGTTCGCTATCTCGGGTTACGCCGCCAGCTACTACAGAGCTGCCGGGAAGCCATTCAACCCCGTGCTGGGGGAGACGTACGAGTGTGACCGGCCGGACAAGGGATTCCGCTTCATCGCTGAGCAG GTCAGCCACCATCCCCCTATATCAGCATGTCATGCCGATTCCAAAAACTTCACCTTTTGGCAAG ACATGCGATGGAAGAACAAGTTCTGGGGGAAGTCCATGGAGATTGTTCCAGTCGGCACCTCACACGTGATTCTCCTGCC GTCTGGAGATCACTATGAGTGGGACAAAGTCACCTCCTGCATCCACAACATAATGAGCGGTCAGAGGTGGATCGAACACTACGGCGAGATAACTATCAAGAACCACAGTAGTGATGCCTGTCAGTGCAAGGTCACATTTCTCAAG GCAAAATACTGGAACTCAAGTGTGAATGACGTGGAAGGTTTAGTCACCGACAGCAAGGGCAACGTTATCCGCAAGCTTTATGGAAAATGGCACGAGGGCATCTACTGTGGCGAGCCATCATCAGCCAGCTGCATCTGGAGAACAA ATGCAATGCATCCAGACTACGAGCAGTACTACGGTTTCACCACGTTTGCCATTGAGCTGAATGAACTGGACCCCGAGACAAAGGCACTGTTTCCACCAACCGACAGCCGGCTGCGACTGGACCAAAG GATGCTGGAAGACGGGAACGTGGAGGCGGCGgaggagcagaagcagaggATAGAGCAACTTCAGAGGGACAGGCGGAAGGTTCTGGAGGAGAACAACATGACGCACCAACCCCGATTCTTCAA GAAGTTGAAAGATGACACCTGGGTGAGCAACAACACTTACTGGGACCTAAGAAAAGACCCCGGGTTTGCCAGTCTGGACTGGCCAGTGCTTTGGTGA
- the osbpl3b gene encoding oxysterol-binding protein-related protein 3 isoform X2, which yields MTAGSWEIIDGHRGETSHGREPLRQEGYLLKKRKWPLKGWHKRYFLLDKGILKYAKSGADIEKGKLHGCIDVGHSVMAIKKNGKCIDLDAEDNIYHLKINTQELFDEWVSKLRDHRLYRQNAMAIFPHDKPLFYPHFAPASPNLSEKASMRKASIPHEAIIPQAFSSQAKVTAWLQSSEDMDRCTKELSLCESYLLELHHLLKSMEVLHRTYSAPAINALQATLDSPKKEKRASRKWRTKNFGKDNKTTLQVPSCISSSSLRLHSSNPNLSSVETGLDKADPEALDSPPDAAKLQEDFCRVADSLHAALKSAFSTLSAEREKLKQVLDQETPSTQVLGLKSTLASAIAQNSELKERLGKIHAESCFTEPTVRFTGNTGPLQIQKQDSTDESHPLIHQVSNESRASISESLSEFFDAREVLRSASSSENEGSDDDSCISDVSDNLSVENLSNGAEGERANPGLPRSSGRRSRAATSESILSDPAGACEIRGAALHKDEADVCAVPPACMENGAPHRQRRSRLPAPSPNTSNISLWNILKNNIGKDLSKVAMPVALNEPLNTLQRLCEELEYSELLDQAAGTADPFERMVYIATFAISGYAASYYRAAGKPFNPVLGETYECDRPDKGFRFIAEQVSHHPPISACHADSKNFTFWQDMRWKNKFWGKSMEIVPVGTSHVILLPSGDHYEWDKVTSCIHNIMSGQRWIEHYGEITIKNHSSDACQCKVTFLKAKYWNSSVNDVEGLVTDSKGNVIRKLYGKWHEGIYCGEPSSASCIWRTNAMHPDYEQYYGFTTFAIELNELDPETKALFPPTDSRLRLDQRMLEDGNVEAAEEQKQRIEQLQRDRRKVLEENNMTHQPRFFKKLKDDTWVSNNTYWDLRKDPGFASLDWPVLW from the exons ATGACAGCCGGCAG CTGGGAGATCATAGACGGACATCGGGGGGAAACCAGTCATGGGCGGGAGCCTCTCAGACAGGAAGGTTATCTACTGAAGAAGAGGAAGTGGCCGTTGAAGGGCTGGCACAAG AGGTACTTCTTACTCGACAAGGGAATCTTGAAGTATGCCAAGTCTGGAGCTGAT ATAGAGAAAGGCAAGCTTCACGGCTGCATTGATGTGGGTCACTCGGTCATGGCCATCAAGAAGAACGGAAAGTGCATCGACTTGGACGCAGAGGACAACATCTACCACCTCAAG ATTAACACCCAGGAGCTGTTTGATGAATGGGTCTCTAAGCTGCGAGATCACCGGCTGTATCGGCAGAATGCGATGGCCATATTTCCCCATGACAAGCCTCTGTTCTACCCCCACTTCGCTCCCGCATCTCCAAACCTTTCGGAGAAGGCTTCCATGAGAAAG GCATCCATTCCCCATGAAGCGATCATCCCTCAGGCCTTCAGCAGCCAAGCCAAGGTGACGGCCTGGCTGCAGTCCTCCGAAGACATGGATCGATGTACAAAAG AGCTCTCGCTGTGTGAATCCTACCTGTTGGAGCTCCACCACCTGCTGAAGAGCATGGAGGTGCTGCACCGCACATACTCTGCCCCAGCCATCAACGCCTTGCAG GCCACGCTGGACAGCCCGAAAAAGGAAAAGAGGGCGTCCCGGAAATGGCGGACGAAGAATTTCGGTAAAGATAACAAAACAACACTACAG GTTCCGAGCTGCATTTCATCCAGCTCCCTGCGACTGCACTCCTCAAACCCGAACCTGTCTTCTGTGGAGACGGGACTCGACAAGGCTGACCCGGAAGCACTGGACTCACCGCCCGACGCGGCCAAACTGCAGGAGGACTTCTGCCGGGTTGCAGACTCAC TGCATGCAGCCTTGAAGTCTGCCTTTAGCACTTTGTCTGCAGAGAGGGAGAAGCTAAAACAAGTGCTAGACCAGGAGACTCCCTCAACCCAGGTCCTGGGGCTGAAGAGCACCCTCGCTTCT GCCATAGCCCAAAATTCTGAACTGAAAGAGCGACTTGGCAAGATTCACGCAGAATCATGCTTCACAGAGCCCACCGTGCGTTTTACTGGCAACACTGGCCCCCTGCAG ATCCAGAAGCAGGATTCGACAGATGAGTCCCATCCTCTCATCCACCAAGTGTCCAATGAGAGCAGGGCGTCCATCTCGGAGTCGCTGTCGGAGTTCTTTGACGCACGGGAAGTGCTGCGGTCTGCCAGCTCTTCTGAGAACGAG GGCTCTGACGATGACTCATGCATCAGCGACGTCAGTGACAACCTCTCCGTGGAGAACCTCAGCAACGGGGCGGAGGGCGAGAGAGCCAACCCAG GGTTACCCCGCAGCTCCGGGCGAAGGTCGAGGGCAGCCACGTCCGAAAGTATTTTAAGTGATCCTGCTGGTGCATGTGAGATTCGTGGTGCCGCCCTCCATAAGGATGAGGCCGATGTGTGCGCCGTGCCGCCGGCCTGCATGGAGAACGGCGCCCCCCACAGGCAGCGCAGGTCGCGCCTACCCGCCCCGAGCCCCAACACCAGCAACATCAGCCTGTGGAACATCCTGAAGAACAACATCGGCAAGGACCTGTCCAAGGTGGCCATGCCGGTGGCGCTGAACGAGCCGCTGAACACGCTGCAGCGGCTGTGCGAGGAGCTGGAGTACAGCGAGCTTCTGGACCAGGCCGCCGGCACGGCGGACCCATTCGAGCGCATG GTGTACATCGCCACGTTCGCTATCTCGGGTTACGCCGCCAGCTACTACAGAGCTGCCGGGAAGCCATTCAACCCCGTGCTGGGGGAGACGTACGAGTGTGACCGGCCGGACAAGGGATTCCGCTTCATCGCTGAGCAG GTCAGCCACCATCCCCCTATATCAGCATGTCATGCCGATTCCAAAAACTTCACCTTTTGGCAAG ACATGCGATGGAAGAACAAGTTCTGGGGGAAGTCCATGGAGATTGTTCCAGTCGGCACCTCACACGTGATTCTCCTGCC GTCTGGAGATCACTATGAGTGGGACAAAGTCACCTCCTGCATCCACAACATAATGAGCGGTCAGAGGTGGATCGAACACTACGGCGAGATAACTATCAAGAACCACAGTAGTGATGCCTGTCAGTGCAAGGTCACATTTCTCAAG GCAAAATACTGGAACTCAAGTGTGAATGACGTGGAAGGTTTAGTCACCGACAGCAAGGGCAACGTTATCCGCAAGCTTTATGGAAAATGGCACGAGGGCATCTACTGTGGCGAGCCATCATCAGCCAGCTGCATCTGGAGAACAA ATGCAATGCATCCAGACTACGAGCAGTACTACGGTTTCACCACGTTTGCCATTGAGCTGAATGAACTGGACCCCGAGACAAAGGCACTGTTTCCACCAACCGACAGCCGGCTGCGACTGGACCAAAG GATGCTGGAAGACGGGAACGTGGAGGCGGCGgaggagcagaagcagaggATAGAGCAACTTCAGAGGGACAGGCGGAAGGTTCTGGAGGAGAACAACATGACGCACCAACCCCGATTCTTCAA GAAGTTGAAAGATGACACCTGGGTGAGCAACAACACTTACTGGGACCTAAGAAAAGACCCCGGGTTTGCCAGTCTGGACTGGCCAGTGCTTTGGTGA
- the osbpl3b gene encoding oxysterol-binding protein-related protein 3 isoform X3 yields MAIKKNGKCIDLDAEDNIYHLKINTQELFDEWVSKLRDHRLYRQNAMAIFPHDKPLFYPHFAPASPNLSEKASMRKASIPHEAIIPQAFSSQAKVTAWLQSSEDMDRCTKELSLCESYLLELHHLLKSMEVLHRTYSAPAINALQATLDSPKKEKRASRKWRTKNFGKDNKTTLQVPSCISSSSLRLHSSNPNLSSVETGLDKADPEALDSPPDAAKLQEDFCRVADSLHAALKSAFSTLSAEREKLKQVLDQETPSTQVLGLKSTLASAIAQNSELKERLGKIHAESCFTEPTVRFTGNTGPLQIQKQDSTDESHPLIHQVSNESRASISESLSEFFDAREVLRSASSSENEGSDDDSCISDVSDNLSVENLSNGAEGERANPGLPRSSGRRSRAATSESILSDPAGACEIRGAALHKDEADVCAVPPACMENGAPHRQRRSRLPAPSPNTSNISLWNILKNNIGKDLSKVAMPVALNEPLNTLQRLCEELEYSELLDQAAGTADPFERMVYIATFAISGYAASYYRAAGKPFNPVLGETYECDRPDKGFRFIAEQVSHHPPISACHADSKNFTFWQDMRWKNKFWGKSMEIVPVGTSHVILLPSGDHYEWDKVTSCIHNIMSGQRWIEHYGEITIKNHSSDACQCKVTFLKAKYWNSSVNDVEGLVTDSKGNVIRKLYGKWHEGIYCGEPSSASCIWRTNAMHPDYEQYYGFTTFAIELNELDPETKALFPPTDSRLRLDQRMLEDGNVEAAEEQKQRIEQLQRDRRKVLEENNMTHQPRFFKKLKDDTWVSNNTYWDLRKDPGFASLDWPVLW; encoded by the exons ATGGCCATCAAGAAGAACGGAAAGTGCATCGACTTGGACGCAGAGGACAACATCTACCACCTCAAG ATTAACACCCAGGAGCTGTTTGATGAATGGGTCTCTAAGCTGCGAGATCACCGGCTGTATCGGCAGAATGCGATGGCCATATTTCCCCATGACAAGCCTCTGTTCTACCCCCACTTCGCTCCCGCATCTCCAAACCTTTCGGAGAAGGCTTCCATGAGAAAG GCATCCATTCCCCATGAAGCGATCATCCCTCAGGCCTTCAGCAGCCAAGCCAAGGTGACGGCCTGGCTGCAGTCCTCCGAAGACATGGATCGATGTACAAAAG AGCTCTCGCTGTGTGAATCCTACCTGTTGGAGCTCCACCACCTGCTGAAGAGCATGGAGGTGCTGCACCGCACATACTCTGCCCCAGCCATCAACGCCTTGCAG GCCACGCTGGACAGCCCGAAAAAGGAAAAGAGGGCGTCCCGGAAATGGCGGACGAAGAATTTCGGTAAAGATAACAAAACAACACTACAG GTTCCGAGCTGCATTTCATCCAGCTCCCTGCGACTGCACTCCTCAAACCCGAACCTGTCTTCTGTGGAGACGGGACTCGACAAGGCTGACCCGGAAGCACTGGACTCACCGCCCGACGCGGCCAAACTGCAGGAGGACTTCTGCCGGGTTGCAGACTCAC TGCATGCAGCCTTGAAGTCTGCCTTTAGCACTTTGTCTGCAGAGAGGGAGAAGCTAAAACAAGTGCTAGACCAGGAGACTCCCTCAACCCAGGTCCTGGGGCTGAAGAGCACCCTCGCTTCT GCCATAGCCCAAAATTCTGAACTGAAAGAGCGACTTGGCAAGATTCACGCAGAATCATGCTTCACAGAGCCCACCGTGCGTTTTACTGGCAACACTGGCCCCCTGCAG ATCCAGAAGCAGGATTCGACAGATGAGTCCCATCCTCTCATCCACCAAGTGTCCAATGAGAGCAGGGCGTCCATCTCGGAGTCGCTGTCGGAGTTCTTTGACGCACGGGAAGTGCTGCGGTCTGCCAGCTCTTCTGAGAACGAG GGCTCTGACGATGACTCATGCATCAGCGACGTCAGTGACAACCTCTCCGTGGAGAACCTCAGCAACGGGGCGGAGGGCGAGAGAGCCAACCCAG GGTTACCCCGCAGCTCCGGGCGAAGGTCGAGGGCAGCCACGTCCGAAAGTATTTTAAGTGATCCTGCTGGTGCATGTGAGATTCGTGGTGCCGCCCTCCATAAGGATGAGGCCGATGTGTGCGCCGTGCCGCCGGCCTGCATGGAGAACGGCGCCCCCCACAGGCAGCGCAGGTCGCGCCTACCCGCCCCGAGCCCCAACACCAGCAACATCAGCCTGTGGAACATCCTGAAGAACAACATCGGCAAGGACCTGTCCAAGGTGGCCATGCCGGTGGCGCTGAACGAGCCGCTGAACACGCTGCAGCGGCTGTGCGAGGAGCTGGAGTACAGCGAGCTTCTGGACCAGGCCGCCGGCACGGCGGACCCATTCGAGCGCATG GTGTACATCGCCACGTTCGCTATCTCGGGTTACGCCGCCAGCTACTACAGAGCTGCCGGGAAGCCATTCAACCCCGTGCTGGGGGAGACGTACGAGTGTGACCGGCCGGACAAGGGATTCCGCTTCATCGCTGAGCAG GTCAGCCACCATCCCCCTATATCAGCATGTCATGCCGATTCCAAAAACTTCACCTTTTGGCAAG ACATGCGATGGAAGAACAAGTTCTGGGGGAAGTCCATGGAGATTGTTCCAGTCGGCACCTCACACGTGATTCTCCTGCC GTCTGGAGATCACTATGAGTGGGACAAAGTCACCTCCTGCATCCACAACATAATGAGCGGTCAGAGGTGGATCGAACACTACGGCGAGATAACTATCAAGAACCACAGTAGTGATGCCTGTCAGTGCAAGGTCACATTTCTCAAG GCAAAATACTGGAACTCAAGTGTGAATGACGTGGAAGGTTTAGTCACCGACAGCAAGGGCAACGTTATCCGCAAGCTTTATGGAAAATGGCACGAGGGCATCTACTGTGGCGAGCCATCATCAGCCAGCTGCATCTGGAGAACAA ATGCAATGCATCCAGACTACGAGCAGTACTACGGTTTCACCACGTTTGCCATTGAGCTGAATGAACTGGACCCCGAGACAAAGGCACTGTTTCCACCAACCGACAGCCGGCTGCGACTGGACCAAAG GATGCTGGAAGACGGGAACGTGGAGGCGGCGgaggagcagaagcagaggATAGAGCAACTTCAGAGGGACAGGCGGAAGGTTCTGGAGGAGAACAACATGACGCACCAACCCCGATTCTTCAA GAAGTTGAAAGATGACACCTGGGTGAGCAACAACACTTACTGGGACCTAAGAAAAGACCCCGGGTTTGCCAGTCTGGACTGGCCAGTGCTTTGGTGA